The Anopheles moucheti chromosome 3, idAnoMoucSN_F20_07, whole genome shotgun sequence genome contains the following window.
TGGGGCTGTTGGATGTTGCCAGTGTTGCAGCTGATGATGATTCGCCTCGTTCCATCGAGCGAAAGGGAAACCACTTATCGTGTCCCCATCATACCACTATTACTCATCTTAAGTACTGTCGTCTTCTTGCGCACCGTCCACCACCGCGTCCGGCAGTTGTAATTTATCAATTATACTTCGATTTACGGTCTTGCGAATGTCATCCGCTGCCGGTGCTAGGAAATAGTGTAGTGCAGCGTACATAATGCATATCAATCGTACGCGGCCGCAAGATTAGTCGAGTCACAGCCGGTACAATTCAATTAACAGGTTGGTTTGACTGGTGGCAGCGCCTAACCGGCAGGCGATCAGAACCGTTCGAATGGAGTGGCACGCCGCAAATGTGTAATGAATGCGCTGATGCGCGTGTTTATGCAGCCTAACTGATTGTGCATTAATTGTGGCTCGTACTACCTACCTAGGTACTACCTGTTTCATAGCTGAGCTTCACAGTGATCGGTggaagaatttaattttttcttcaaaatgtCAAACACTTACTCAGAGTTCACAGGAGATCGCTTTACGTCAACGGTACATCCAATACGTGCAAGACGCCGCAAACGTTGAAGGTCCTCCCGGAAATAGACGAACCATTCGCTCATTTCCCCTACATTATCCACCCATAATTGAAGCGTTAATTGTGCGCTTTTCCTAAATTTTTACAGCCATCATTATGGAGCAAGTACAAGCAACAACTGCTGCTCCTTTTTCTTAACAACATTTGCAAATGACACTGGCATGCAATCTCATTTGCGGTAATTAGTGACTCCCTTTGCGAACGCATTGGCGCTTGCGAAGCATTATTCTCTTGCCCGTCAGGTGGCCTCATTTTGGGCGTACGAGTGGCGAGAAGAATTGAGTCAACACCTTTGTCTTTAAACTATCCCCAAACGTACGGGAGGTGCTCGCCGGTAATTTGCGCGAATCCACGTACCTACATACACGCAAACACATAGGTGGCGTGTAGTAATTGTGTGCATTTTGCATTTACTTCGGCAACAAAATGCATGCTCAGTCAAATGTTTGACCGACGGAAATCATAataagaagcaaaaacaaaaaccaaacatgtTCACCGTGTTTACAGTTGGCGGTTGGTAACAGGCGTAGTTAATAATGGACCAAAGACACACTTTGCAAAACGCATGACGAAACATACCGTGCGCCAGGGTTATGTTTTGACTGTGTAAGAGTATTAATTCTCTGTTTTGGAAATGAATTTGCAGCAAtaatttgatgttttttccAACTTAATTCAGCATAAACCAAAAAcgtttataaattaaattattcgtCAAAAAATCAAGCAGTATAACTTCCTATGCCATAACTGTTATAAATGTTTACGACATTTTAGTGTCCATATTAAATAACTGCTTCccgtaataaaaattaaaccttCAAAATCTCATAACTCAACACCTAATTCCACCCAATAGGAACGCAATTAAGATGCGTTGAtggttaaattaatttcaaatactCGCGGAAAACATGGCTCTCAGTAATTTATAATCACATTACTGGAAATCATCACTCTTTGCAGCACAAGTTTCATCAATGGAATTCTAATGTTGCTCTTATTTTTTGCTCTATCTTTGCAGGTGAGAAACAAACACGATACGGCGCTTCCGGTACCGTTCATAAACGACCAAAAGGTGCCGCCAAAGCAATACGCATAAATTATCCTTCCCGCGGCGGAGGATAGACGATAAATCATCATTAACCATCGTGTAATGTAATTTAAAGATTGCATAAACACGTCCACTTGGTCGGAAAATGTGTCTTCCACATCGCGATGATATGTGTGAGAACCGATTCGATTTCGTTAGAGTGATTAACCAGCGCACTGATGGCagtaaaattttatatttatgaaTTCTATCGTGCTACCCTGTACGTGCAGAAAGGTGTTGCAAAATTATTCTGTACACGTCTGTGGCATTTGCTTTATTATGCTTGCTGTTTGAAAATTCTACAATACGACTGTGATGTTGAAGTCAGTTTTATTTGGTTAATGAATAAGTCCTTGAAGTGTTATTAAATGCCGAGGATTAGGAAACATACCAAAGGTGTGCTGGAATAATCATTACTTCAAGTGTTACATATCCGTAATGTTAAAAATGCCTTGGTGAATCATCATCACTTAATCTTTCCTGAAGAAATGGTTCATCACCATGATCTCTAAGCTTCTGCCTTATTAAAGTGAGCTTTATGATGATCAACAGTAGCACAGAACATCCGACTAGATTACCTCATTTTACAAATATTATCTGGCATTAAGCCCATGCGCTTCGCTCGCCGTAATTAAACAATCTAATCAAATATTGTTTTACCAACATTTGAGACCAATCCAATCGCATTGGCAGCAAATTTGCGATAAACTTTAATTACCACTTTAAACGACACTAAAACTAACAGCATCAAACGTGCCCCCAACATTTGCATCAATTGCTGGCACACTCTAGCTCTCAGTGTGCCTGCGCTCGGTTGATGGGAGCCAGCGAaaggagcaagaaaaaaaagccaacctCCGATTTCAAAATTCCACGCTAAGTAGGTAATTATGCACACTCGTTAAACTGGCgcaacacattcacacactaTTGCTCCAGTTTTGTAGTGATGTATTTTTCGCTCGCTACATTTCGCCGCACATAAAACCATTTACTACACCTAGCATCAGCCCCGTGAGCGCACATTAGCATTATGTGCGGTGAAAAAGCTGCACTGGCGACGCAACAGTCGCGGGAATAGTTGTTtgagaagcaagaaaaaacacattcacatAGCACCAGCATACAGGCACTCTGGAAGCAACGCTTCCACTGTATTGCTGGCCGTGCGCCTCATCCTAGCGTAGTTGTTTTATCGAGAGCACGGGCGAGGaaaaacgtaaacaatttTAGTTTCCATTCGCGAAAAACATTGATTTACTGTGATAATGTTTGCATTTCCATTTGAAACCATCTGAACTGCCTAATGACAGTACTCCACGCGTACTAATTGGCACAAACTGAACACCTCTGGCGGGAAAGCTCGGAACCTTCCCCCCGCGACAGGGGATCGAAATGTCAAAATCAAAACGACACGATTAGTGCCTCCCCAAACGGTGGAATGTTTCAATACCATCTAAAGCACACTGTTTACCTTGTTCGGGAttagcagttttttggtgtatCGGTAAAACCTTGGAatgtgtgcttttatttttaattttttgctaAGCCAATTCACCCCCCTAGCATGCGCTATTGTGCACTCCGGGGTGGGGACCACTATGGGACGCGCATTTAATTACATCAATCATCGTCATCGAGTCCCCTGCCGGGTTCTGGTGACAGAAAGTTCAGTAGACAACAAAAAGTTACCAGCTCCGACTGACAGTGGGGCgcaattaaataaaaagcaCTGCAACACCGGCCGAACACCACCCTGGAGGGCCACCAGAAAATGGCACAGATGAATGTGTGTTTAATGAAGATTAGGTCGCGCTGGTGGGAGTTGTTATCTCATGgggtgtttggtttggttttgattgTTTGGCAAACATTGATTTAGTTGTTTGGGATCAATTACCagaggaataaaaacaaatgaatgtCATCATTTTTCGCCTAGGAGAATAATATTACTCTTATAAAGTTTTTAATTGTCTATTTAAACCATTCGCTTCCAACTATTAGacagaaaaattaaatagaaaACTTCTTTTGTGATATTTCCATGCTACATCGTTTTTAAAGTAGGCTACTAATTTGTAAAATATCAACCATAGTTGGGATATTCCCCtaatatattaataattatCCTAAATCTTTAGCGTTTCCAACAGCAGATTAATGCATGATGTATACATCATCAAGCCATTATAAATGTTATGCAGCTGTAAACGCATccaacaataataaattacaATTGCCTTCAATCATCGGACCAAAACCGTCAGTTTCGAATTACAAGAATTGTGTACCAACACACGCATGCTGTTAAATTCTTCACTCTAAATTTGATTGTCCGATTTCAACACCACCatcaaatggaaaatgatcacacaccatcaacatcatcaccgTTTGCAATCGCATCCACCGTGCCGTGGTCCCACCTCACCCAATAAtcacataaaataaatttaattttccaacagAGGATTTTCCAATTTCCCGAACAACGCGCAGTGTCCGCGAACGATGTATGTGCCAATCTTTCACGTTGCCAGCCTCAATGCCATTGGTTGGCGGTGGGACCGAGTGACAGGCCGATATGTGTTCGCGTGTGGAAATTCGGTGAAAATCGCTGCACACCAACGCTTGATCCTTTGTGAAGGACTCGTTCCATTGCGGATGCATTTTGCATGGTACAGACACCTGAAATTCACACATCGCTCATCTCccgtgtgcagtgtgtgtttCGCAATAGTTTTGTTGGGGCAGAGGGTCAAACACGGTCTCATAACGGTCCGGCCACGTGTGGGtcctagttttttttctcaatctCGCTcgcgtatttttttgttgttgacggtgctgaatgtgtttttttctttattcattttatttgcgatgatgatggttgggTTATGATTGAAAGGTGCTATTTCTGCGAATCGGTCAATTCGATGCGAGCTGGTCCATTTTCCGAACAACCGAACGGCAATGTATCGCTCAATTTTAGCTCGGATGAGACGAatcacaaaaaatacaacacaccAGCGCATTCAACCACGGTTTTTTTGGCAAATCTTCACTCGCTTAAGCAGAAGCCACTGGCCACAGCGATTCACGGTTATTCAACACCCAGGCATACACGCCTTCACATCGGCCAAACATCAAATGTAGATCGAAATTTAATTACGGTTCAAtcgaaatttcattaattattaCAAGTACACGCGCAGGAGGCAGAAGGGGGGGCTGTGTGAAATATCGACCTGACCACATCGACCGGCCGAGCTCAAAATCTCATTAATTAAGAAAGCACTCAACCTGATCGCTGCATGGTCTAGCAAAAGGCACATTTCATCGGTAACGTCGTGTTTGAGCGTTCCGAACCTGGAACagaaaatgttttttattgtatCCCTTGTTAAACCGTGTACTGCTACGTATAATCCCCATTTCACCCTGCCGTACAATGTGTGCAAATTGTTGTGATCGGTGCTTTAAATCActtcccggtttttttttttgcacaatttacATAACACATAATGGTCGACCGCAGCGTCTTGAGTGGTATCTATACATACCGCTCCACATTTGCGGAGACGACAAATACACGGCATTCTTCACCAGCCTCCCTGGATCGTGGATAATGGAGCGATCCCGTCTACTCAATCACTCCCAATTAAGTGTCGGACAACGAAGCGACCACTTGTACCCGGGCGACCCCATGACCCTGGGAACCGGGAAATGCGTTACTCTCGCTCTCGATCGCGATCCAGCTCTAATTAGACGACACCTCCACCGCCGAAGACATGGAGTTTTCCGGTTGCAGTCTCCGAGCCGCACAGAATGATCGAGTGCACTTCGGACGCCTTTGAATGTGTGGCGCCTTCGGTACATTTCGAACCCCTCAATCAAAACCCGAACATGGCATGGCAGGGAATTGATTTACGTTTGACAGGCCAAAGGCTTCTACTTCCTGCATTGCGCCCTTGCCGATAGCAAATGCCCCATTGAAgggaagggagaaaaaaaaactgccacACTAAACCTTCATGCTCGTGTAAATGAATACGCGGCgggccttttttttatttcgttttgccTGTGCAGGCGGTACCACAATCGTCAAGTCTGTCATAAAGCAGGGCGCTGGGTGATTGTACCCTCCTCGCTACGGACAAACACATATTTCATTTTCAGCTCACTTTAGTACACTAGCAGtgtatggttttatttttttttaatcctcTCTCCCTCCACCGTACATTATTCACCGTGCGCATAATTTAAAGTGCTAACGCCTGCGCCTCACCTCGGGCATGCCCGTTCACAAAGGGCTTGCACTGCAATTTGTGTCCGAACCGCCGAGGAAAGCTTACGGAATTCAATTTATGACCTCAAATTGGATCATTTCCAATTTCCGAACGTATCAATTACGAGGCTTCTTATTTCACGTTTTGATTCCGACGATCGTCGGAACCAGACAAAGAAAAACTGtttgaacaaataaatactACCGAACGAAAGTGCAGCAGTTGCATCGAACAGAACACATCCGGATGTGTGCCGGAgggcaaagaaaataaaagtagCAGACACATCACTCCTACCAAAACATCATTCGGGCAGTGTGAGgggggaaaataaataaaaaaccaaaatgCCGCGCATAATCAGCTGACCCAGGAGAGTTCAATGCGCAACGCTGCTACCTGCCACCGACGATGGCGACGCGCAATGCACTCGGCCGTTGCATTCAATGGCAGTCGGCTGTGGTACACCCGGTGccaattaaatcaatttcctGTAATTACCGTCCGATTACTTCACCTCATCGATCGAAACACTCGGTCAGGAATGTGATATTTCTGTGATGCCGCACTGCACCGTGTTGCCATTTTCCGCATCCACCCCACCCATGCAGCTGTGGTATGTTGTTACCGAACGGAGCTTCCATGTGCTATCCGTGTGTGTGCTGAAATTGTGCTAACCGGATCGGTTTTGTTCGCATCGGTAAGCATTTGGTGACGATCGCCAAACATGCCATTGCGTTACAGTGTGCACGCATCGGTGCATCCTGCTGCTGGTGCCGATGACTGTCGAGTGGATCGATTTCACTTAAAAGACTCCACCACCCAACCGGTGAGGTGTTTAATTTCTAGCCCGTGGTTTAACTGTTATGTCCATTTAACTGGCCAAACATGAAACTCTAACTGTACCCAGTTGTGTTAGTGTTTTCAATTATGCATGAGctaaattgaacaaaaaggGCATCGAAAACAAACAGGGGACGAATACTTTACAAAAAACCATTTAAGAACTTTTATTTAGTGTATTATACAATTTTGTGGTAAATAAATTGGATGAAACTAGCTCAAAATATTTATACGATGTCCATATGgatgatattttttatatgcatgaactttaaatatttaattgctCATGAGCTTCAAATCTTCGCGGGATTAGATAATCTACAAtcaaacataaattattatgAATAACTCCATTTGCAATTTCtcaattcaaattaaaaaaactgcCATAAAACAGCTTCAACAATTCTGCAAACATTTCCAAACTAACCCAATCAGTTGAACCATCGTTAAAcaccaaaccccccccccccccccaccaccatctcCTTGCCATCCCCATCTCATATCAACGCGTTGGCCATTTGGCAAGTTGGCACATTTGCGACCGTCACGCACGCAGCATTTAACGAGGCAACCGGTTCCCTAACGTTGCATTTATGCTAAACAAACTTCCTTCCGTGTGCTGCGAGGAAAATGTCGTAAATCAGCAATTCCTGCAAGAATAAGGAGGCAACAAAAATTATACCACCTAACGACCGACCGGTTCGCCGGTCGGTTTAGCCGATTTGGGACAAACTTTAGCCGTCCGCAGAAAATATTGCAAACGCAGGAGCTTTTACGTTTTCACCATCATCATAAGTTGGAAACTTTCGGTAACTACCGGTaccaccaaaaacccaaaaataaCTGTTCCCTTTTCCCCCAGATGCAAAAAGTTTTAAGCCTGTCAATCTATCTTCCTTCCAGGATTGTAGCTCAAAAATCAATCCCAGCTAAACTTTGCCTATTTGGCGATGCGCATTGTCCTGTCCTGTGTCTCCCCCTGAAGCGAAGGACAAGTTTATAGAGTTGCTTCCGGTTTGCCGATGAAATATCTGTCCCCGACAAGTTGCATCGGTTGCCAGTCCCGGAAACTAGCTGCAattgctgcaggtgaaatattGATCCTGGTGGTCTAACTGTACGTGCTAACTGTACGTCTAACTGTTTGGTTTGACGATGGAATCGGGCTAGCTGGTAGATACGATGAGTAAACATCATCTTCACCCGGTTGCTGTACcagttgaagttgaagaaCATCTAGTGTGAGAAGAGAAGGCGTACATGAGGCGCCATGAATGCAATTGGATGAAGTGCTCCTAACGATTGGCCCCATCGGTGACTTATGTGCGTCGGAAATTCTGCCTCCAGAAGTGTTTTCCTCCACCCACTTTCTGGGGCGACCGCAAAACGGATCGTTAACATAAATTATATCGTCCAGCTGTGAAAACGATCTCGAAAACTCGAACCAAAAATTGATATCCCTGAATGCTCCGGGATGCACTGTGGAAAGGTGTCACTGCCGCTTGACAACGCCAACAAGTAGGGACACAGGGCAACCGAGAGCCGCACGGCAAAGGTCGTCACATATTGTGCAATTTATCTGTGCGCACCGTAAAGGCCCCCCAACACCGAACGACAACGTTGCGTGTTGACGGCGGGTTTTTTGATGAAACATTCGCTCAGGTTCGTGCGCTGTTGCCCTTTTTCCGGTCGCAGAATGTCTGAAATTTCATCAATTCCACCGAGACTGAGCAATCTAACGTTCTAGCCAGGTACGGGGCTACCGTGGCTGGGTGCGCGTTTGAAGCGGAGAAGCTATTTCAATGGCAAACATTGACATTTTCCATCGAGCGTACCGTACGAGCAGCTCCTCGATTTCCTCAATCCAGCCGGGAGATATTTTCGACTGTGTATCGTGTTCCCCTTTTCGTGCTGATCCGTACCGATATGCGCGGTACGCCAACACCTAAGCCATTTTGTAAGCCCTCCTTCCGCTGCAGCTCGACCAAACGGCCAAAAACCTTCGGTGGGTTACGGCGCACAAAGTATAATTTATCGTCCATACCCGTGCGTTCCGAATAGAAGGCATCACCGCTAACCCACCTACAAAAAAACCCGGGAGAGGAATATGTATCAGTAATCGAATCGAAATACGTACGGAACTTTTACGGTTACTGCCATTTTCGTTCTacgttgtgtatatttttttttgggctcCAAAACCATCACCAAACCTACGTCGTACCGGGTGGGAAAATTCGCTCAAACGGTTGACCATTTattggatgaaaaatgaatccATCCAAACACCAAATCCGTACCGATCGTTACTGCTGACCTTTCGATCTGGCAGTTCCGTTGCCTTTTGCAGGAtgttgtggtggtgtgtgtgtgtttgtgtgccctTTGTCGGTCCCTCAACACCAATGTTCTACACAGGAACGAATTACTATAATAGGAGTTCCAGTTTTACGTACGGTCCGTCATGATTGTCCGTGACTGTTATTACAATGCCTTAAATATGGAACCGAAGTTGGACAAAGCGGCGGTATTAGGAAGGATAATTTGATTTAACTGAAAAGCGTGTAAAATGTTTGGAACGCTTAAAAATCGCGTAATGGTTATGTTTACTACCCTGCAAACGATGCATAATATCCAGATATAATATTTTATGGGAGTTTTCGGGCAAAAGTGCCTCTAAGTGAGGTACctttaaaaatatcaattaaacTAACGTAGACAACATGGCAACTCCTCGATGCAATAACACTTTAAGATTATTGCTCAATCGCATCACCAGGAAGTTGCGTACCTCACATCACGCACTGAGATCTGCAACACGTTGAAGCAACACCTAACGCTGACTGGGATTTCGCAATGTCAAGGCCTTATGGCACCTTCACCAGGTGCACAACCGGCTCGAGATGAATGGCGCTCGGGCGAAGCAAATGGCACTCCCAAACAAAATGTCAATTTCAATCGAAGCTTCCAACATCTTCCCGCCGCTGCAAAAGCACAcgacaaccaaacaaaacaaacaagcaaaataaGCGACACAAAAAACCGACCGTCACATAAGCAAGGGAGTGATGCTACCATTTCTGCAGCGTTGCATTGCAAATGGAACCCGTGCGACGACTGTTGCATTCCCAGCGTGCGGTTGTTGTTATGCAGATAGTCAATGTGCTTGGATTTGTTTCCATTCAGGTTGGGAATCCACTGCCATAGCCATCCGAACAAACGAGACTGGTACGACCAGCGCATGTTATGCATGCGGATTGCAGCTTGccgagtgtgtgtgcttttagGATGCTAAGACACGTGGGAACTACCACCCCGGGTGAACATGTGGGATGCACTTATGCATGCGGGCATACATATTGATCAATAATTTCCCATGCACGACTCGGCACGACTGATGGTGTGAAAGGCAAATATGTGGCTTTTGTCGTGAATAAATGGGTCTTTCGGAGCCACTTGAGCGTTGGTGCACAACGGGCAGGTTGTGACATCACGGAAGCGTCTTGAACGAGTGCAACTAACCTAAATATTCTTGTACAATTTTGCAGATGAATCCTTCGGACATGATCAGACACCGGCTTCCTCGTGGTGGAATTCACATCTGACCGAGCCACCGAGCAAGAACTTTTACCAGGCAACACACGGACTGCTGCAGACGCACCCATCCGTCCCGAGCCTGAAGCCGGTCGCCGGACCGTCCGCGTTGCCCTTGAGCTCCGGAACCCGCAAGGCACCGACCGTCTCGTCGGCCGCCCTGAACAGTGGCTTTCCGTCCATTGCCAACCCGAACCCACGGTCGCCGTTTCGCCATCTGGACTTTAGCACCAGTGCGACGGCCGAACTACGGCGCAATCCCAGTCTCTCGGCCCCGGACGAGTGTGCGCGCGCCTGTCGCGAGGGAGAACCACCAAGGATTTGCTACTACCATTTCACCGTTGAGTACTACACCGTACTTGGAGCGTAAGTAATCGGACATCGCCAGAACTTGCACTTGGACATCTGGACATAATCcgtttttccccgtttttacAGAGCCTGCCAGGTTTGCACACCGAACGCTACCAACACCGTCTGGAGCCACTGTCAGTGCGTTCTGGCCGACGGTGTCGAGCGTGGTATTCTCACCGTGAACCGTATGATCCCCGGACCGTCCATCCAGGTGTGCGAGAACGATCGCGTTGTGATCGACGTCGAGAACCACATGGAGGGTATGGAGTTGACGATTCACTGGCACGGTATCTGGCAGCGTGGCACACAGTACTACGACGGTGTACCATTCGTCACACAGTGTCCAATTCAGCAGGGCAACACCTTCCGGTAAGTGCATATCTTCCGGACATCGTCCAAAGAGGCAACATCAACATGTTTTTgcaactctctctctctctcctcttaAAACAGTTACCAATGGACAGGAAATGCGGGCACCCACTTCTGGCATGCACATACCGGTCTGCAGAAGCTGGACGGTCTGTACGGCAGCATCGTCGTACGTCAGCCACCGTCGCGCGATCCCAACTCGCACCTGTACGATTTCGATCTGACCACGCACATTATGCTGGTGAGCGATTGGCTGCACGAGGACGCCGCTGAGCGTTATCCGGGCCGTCTCGCTGTCAACACCGGTCAGGATCCGGAGTCGCTGCTGATCAACGGTAAGGGTCAGTTCCGCGATCCGAACACCGGCTTCATGACCAACACACCGCTGGAGATCTTCACCATCACGCCCGGCCGTCGGTATCGCTTCCGCATGATCAACGCCTTTGCCTCCGTCTGTCCGGCCCAGGTTACCATCGAGGGACACGCGCTCACGGTCATCGCTACCGACGGCGAACCGGTACATCCGGTGCAGGTTAACACCATTATTTCGTTCTCAGGTAAGCACATCGTTGTTAAATGGACGGCTTTTATGTTGCATTGCGATTACTGATGTACaaaaaatagattaaattGACATTTGTAGTACCTCAACTTGTTTACAGATGGCGCTAATCGTGATAGTGTAGGAAATAGTATGCCATTCGGCTTTGTGGCTATAACGTGAAATTTTGTCTTAAAGCTTGACAGATTGTCATGTTATTGCATACGGTGATAATCAATTTAATCAAATAACTTGTGTCTAAAAACAATATCCGCTCATATTTCCTCCATCAACGGGATTGTTTTCCTTGGCTAATTGAGTTTCGCTCCCTCCACGTGTGCATGCCACCCATTGACTATTCACAATGGCTGACGGCTTCAATGGCGTCAGTTTGTTTGTAATCAATTACCAGTGCCGCACCCTACCGAATTTCCCTTACCCATCACTTCCGCCCCACTGAAACCCCGGGTTTCCATCTCTCGCCTAGCAAAGGGCAGTGGGTCATGGGGCGTTTCATTAGG
Protein-coding sequences here:
- the LOC128305385 gene encoding uncharacterized protein LOC128305385 isoform X2 — translated: MAIDWRNRVNILSLGMLLVVALAAEGVRVQQHTSRRFKDESFGHDQTPASSWWNSHLTEPPSKNFYQATHGLLQTHPSVPSLKPVAGPSALPLSSGTRKAPTVSSAALNSGFPSIANPNPRSPFRHLDFSTSATAELRRNPSLSAPDECARACREGEPPRICYYHFTVEYYTVLGAACQVCTPNATNTVWSHCQCVLADGVERGILTVNRMIPGPSIQVCENDRVVIDVENHMEGMELTIHWHGIWQRGTQYYDGVPFVTQCPIQQGNTFRYQWTGNAGTHFWHAHTGLQKLDGLYGSIVVRQPPSRDPNSHLYDFDLTTHIMLVSDWLHEDAAERYPGRLAVNTGQDPESLLINGKGQFRDPNTGFMTNTPLEIFTITPGRRYRFRMINAFASVCPAQVTIEGHALTVIATDGEPVHPVQVNTIISFSGERYDFVITADQPVGAYWIQLRGLGECGIKRAQQLAILRYARGPYQPASPPPTYDVGLPQGVVMNPLDAQCNVQRDDAICVSQLKNAKEIDRALLQEKPDVKIFLPFRFYLYRPEELFQPNTYNRFLVAPTGDHVISLIDEISYLSAPAPLLSQFDDINPEQFCNGDNRPADCGANCMCTHKVDIPLNAIVEVVLVDEVQQPNLSHPFHLHGYAYNVIGIGRSPDSNVKKINLKHALDLDRRGLLHRQYNLPPLKDTIAVPNNGYVVLRFRADNPGFWLFHCHFLFHIVIGMNLILQVGTLADLPPVPPNFPTCGDHLPPIN
- the LOC128305385 gene encoding uncharacterized protein LOC128305385 isoform X1 codes for the protein MAIDWRNRVNILSLGMLLVVALAAEGVRVQQHTSRRFKDESFGHDQTPASSWWNSHLTEPPSKNFYQATHGLLQTHPSVPSLKPVAGPSALPLSSGTRKAPTVSSAALNSGFPSIANPNPRSPFRHLDFSTSATAELRRNPSLSAPDECARACREGEPPRICYYHFTVEYYTVLGAACQVCTPNATNTVWSHCQCVLADGVERGILTVNRMIPGPSIQVCENDRVVIDVENHMEGMELTIHWHGIWQRGTQYYDGVPFVTQCPIQQGNTFRYQWTGNAGTHFWHAHTGLQKLDGLYGSIVVRQPPSRDPNSHLYDFDLTTHIMLVSDWLHEDAAERYPGRLAVNTGQDPESLLINGKGQFRDPNTGFMTNTPLEIFTITPGRRYRFRMINAFASVCPAQVTIEGHALTVIATDGEPVHPVQVNTIISFSGERYDFVITADQPVGAYWIQLRGLGECGIKRAQQLAILRYARGPYQPASPPPTYDVGLPQGVVLNPLDAVCNVPRPDAVCVSNLRNAKKADKAVLSERPDVKIFLPFRFYFYRVEELFTPNTYNKFLVAPGGDHLISLIDEISYVSPPSPMLSQINDIPPEQFCNGDNRPPDCGPNCMCTHKVDIPLNAIVEVVLVDEVQQENLSHPFHLHGHAFHVIGMGRSPDSTVKKINLRHTLDLDRRGLLNRQFNLPPLKDTIAVPNNGYVVLRFRADNPGYWLFHCHFQFHIVIGMNLVVHIGTHADLPPVPPNFPRCGNHIPPIKFN